In a single window of the Actinomycetota bacterium genome:
- a CDS encoding MaoC family dehydratase, giving the protein MAPRIIDGPDELKALVGEHLGYSDWLEITQDRVNLFADATGDHQWIHVDVERAKAGPFGGPIAHGYLTLSLGPVLYPQVVQVRGFSMGVNYGANKVRFPSPVPVGSKVRLGVKLAGVEDIAGGVQLTMEFTFEVEGAPKPSCVAEIIFRSYV; this is encoded by the coding sequence ATGGCACCCCGCATCATCGACGGTCCCGACGAGCTGAAGGCGCTGGTCGGCGAGCACCTCGGCTACAGCGACTGGCTGGAGATCACCCAGGACCGGGTCAATCTGTTCGCCGACGCCACCGGCGACCACCAGTGGATCCACGTCGACGTCGAGCGGGCCAAGGCCGGACCCTTCGGCGGACCGATCGCGCACGGCTACCTCACGCTGTCGCTCGGCCCCGTGCTGTACCCGCAGGTCGTGCAGGTCCGCGGCTTCTCGATGGGGGTCAACTACGGCGCCAACAAGGTGCGCTTCCCCTCGCCCGTCCCCGTCGGATCGAAGGTGCGCCTCGGCGTCAAGCTGGCCGGCGTCGAGGACATCGCCGGCGGGGTGCAGCTCACGATGGAGTTCACCTTCGAGGTGGAGGGCGCGCCGAAGCCCTCGTGCGTGGCCGAGATAATCTTCCGCAGCTACGTCTGA
- a CDS encoding LLM class F420-dependent oxidoreductase: protein MSDVIFGVFMPQGWKMELSAIEGARAKWDKAVEVALLAEELGYDSIWLYDHFHNVPRPAHEAVFECWTVVTAISQLTSRIRLGQMVGCNSYRNPALLAKITSTVDVVSGGRLDWGIGAGWYENEYRAYGYDFPRPKDRIGMLQESVEIVRSMWTEDETTYRGKYYELLRANCDPKPLQSPHPPIWIGGGGEQLTLRVVAKHADRSNFGGNPAEWARKRDVLRAHCVAVKRDEAEIVKTWSPELFIRETEAEITAAGTKSLWNEPFESWREGNLVGTPEQVAEKIESYIALGCGGFVPWCSDYPSTESLELLATKVIPEFRSQT from the coding sequence ATGAGCGACGTGATCTTCGGGGTCTTCATGCCCCAGGGGTGGAAGATGGAGCTGTCGGCGATCGAGGGGGCGCGGGCCAAGTGGGACAAGGCCGTCGAGGTCGCGCTCTTGGCGGAGGAGCTCGGGTACGACTCGATCTGGCTCTACGACCACTTCCACAACGTCCCCCGGCCGGCGCACGAGGCGGTGTTCGAGTGCTGGACCGTCGTCACCGCGATCAGCCAGCTGACGAGCCGCATCCGCCTCGGGCAGATGGTCGGGTGCAACAGCTATCGCAACCCGGCGCTGCTCGCGAAGATCACGTCGACGGTCGACGTCGTCTCCGGGGGCCGTCTCGATTGGGGCATCGGCGCGGGCTGGTACGAGAACGAGTACCGCGCGTACGGCTACGACTTCCCGCGGCCGAAGGACCGCATCGGCATGCTCCAGGAGTCGGTGGAGATCGTGCGCTCGATGTGGACCGAGGACGAGACCACCTACCGGGGCAAGTACTACGAGCTGCTGCGGGCGAACTGCGACCCGAAGCCGTTGCAGTCGCCGCACCCGCCCATCTGGATCGGTGGCGGCGGGGAGCAGCTCACCTTGCGCGTCGTGGCCAAGCACGCGGACCGCTCGAACTTCGGCGGCAATCCCGCGGAGTGGGCCCGCAAGCGCGACGTCCTGCGGGCGCACTGCGTCGCGGTCAAGCGCGACGAGGCCGAGATCGTGAAGACCTGGTCACCGGAGCTGTTCATTCGGGAGACCGAGGCCGAGATCACGGCAGCGGGCACGAAGAGCCTCTGGAACGAGCCGTTCGAGAGCTGGCGGGAAGGGAACCTCGTCGGCACGCCCGAGCAGGTGGCGGAGAAGATCGAGTCCTACATCGCGCTCGGCTGTGGCGGCTTCGTGCCCTGGTGCTCGGACTACCCGAGCACGGAGAGCCTGGAGTTGCTGGCGACGAAGGTGATCCCCGAGTTCCGGTCTCAGACGTAG
- the era gene encoding GTPase Era, producing MTAQLRSGFVTLVGRPNVGKSTLLNAICGRKVSIVSPQPQTTRRQVRGVLTRPDAQIVFVDTPGLHKPVTALGQRVNSAALASLDDVDVACLLLDATKPFGGGDRWVAERLDIERAVIVVTKTDIASKSQVLAQLAAAAELGAEAYFPLSARTGDGVGELVEHLVARLPEGPQFYPADMVSDVPEEQWVAELVREQLLAVTREELPHSIATRVTEWEWPRVRVEIVVERESQKGMVIGKGGAVLKRAGEAARRQLPPGMFLELHVTVDKDWQRRPDRVERLGY from the coding sequence GTGACCGCGCAACTGCGCTCGGGATTCGTCACGCTGGTCGGCCGGCCGAACGTCGGCAAGTCGACGCTGCTAAACGCGATCTGTGGGCGCAAGGTGTCGATCGTCTCCCCTCAGCCCCAGACCACGCGCCGGCAGGTGCGCGGGGTGCTCACCCGTCCCGACGCGCAGATCGTGTTCGTCGACACCCCGGGTCTGCACAAGCCCGTCACCGCCCTCGGCCAACGGGTGAACTCGGCGGCGCTCGCCAGCCTCGACGACGTCGACGTGGCATGTCTCCTGCTCGACGCCACCAAGCCGTTCGGCGGCGGCGATCGTTGGGTGGCAGAGCGCCTCGACATCGAGCGCGCGGTGATCGTGGTGACGAAGACCGACATCGCGTCGAAGAGCCAGGTGCTCGCCCAGCTCGCCGCTGCCGCGGAGCTCGGCGCCGAGGCGTACTTCCCGCTCTCCGCACGCACCGGCGACGGCGTCGGTGAACTCGTCGAGCACCTGGTGGCGCGGCTACCCGAGGGTCCCCAGTTCTATCCAGCCGACATGGTCAGCGACGTCCCGGAGGAGCAGTGGGTGGCCGAGCTGGTGCGCGAGCAGCTACTCGCGGTCACCCGTGAGGAGCTACCTCACTCCATCGCCACCAGGGTGACGGAATGGGAGTGGCCGCGGGTGCGCGTCGAGATCGTCGTCGAGCGGGAGAGCCAGAAGGGCATGGTCATCGGCAAGGGTGGCGCCGTCCTGAAGCGAGCCGGTGAGGCCGCGCGCCGCCAGCTGCCACCGGGCATGTTCTTGGAGCTGCACGTCACCGTCGACAAGGACTGGCAGCGCCGCCCCGACCGCGTCGAGCGGCTCGGGTACTAG
- a CDS encoding AMP-binding protein — MADFLAVYAQMHPDKLAVVDDRPGATARTLTFRELDEQSNRLANVLAGFGAGPGTKVVWCGQNSPGVVTMVNAARKLKVTAVPLNYRLSDEEAAYVTDHCDATIVYVDAEFAPTFERILADLPKVRHVLVFDGAVPDGFVDVDALVAAASADEPQPVESADAAESGSTMIYTSGTTGKPKGALRRNTVDPAQGMALVAHIGYSPDDVYLPTGPLYHSGPGGFMGVAQSLGQTVVLQRRFDPEDWLRLVEKYRVTSTFSAPTPIRMICTLPDEVKAKYDRSSMRIMIANAAPWPFALKKMYLADFPEDSLFEVYGSTELGVNCVLRPEDQLRKPGSCGLPAPGVEVALFDDDGNEVTGRGPEHTGELFVKSPSIFADYYKQHDKFVADSKHGYQTVGDIAYRDDEGYIYICDRKKDMIITGGMNVYPAEIEGVLEHHPEIYEAAVFGVPSDEWGESVHAVVVLAPGSSLDEAAVVAYAREHLASYKIPRSISWSAELPKTGSGKMLKRELRAPFWQGHGTNV, encoded by the coding sequence ATGGCCGACTTCCTCGCGGTGTACGCCCAGATGCATCCGGACAAGCTCGCCGTGGTCGACGACCGGCCGGGCGCCACGGCGCGCACCCTCACGTTCCGCGAGCTGGACGAGCAGTCGAACCGGCTGGCGAACGTGCTCGCCGGGTTCGGCGCCGGTCCGGGGACGAAGGTGGTGTGGTGCGGCCAGAACTCGCCGGGCGTGGTCACGATGGTCAACGCCGCCCGCAAGCTGAAGGTGACGGCGGTTCCGCTCAACTACCGCCTGTCCGACGAAGAGGCCGCTTACGTCACCGACCACTGCGACGCGACGATCGTGTACGTCGACGCCGAGTTCGCGCCGACGTTCGAGCGCATTCTCGCCGACCTCCCGAAGGTGCGCCACGTGCTGGTCTTCGACGGCGCTGTACCGGACGGGTTCGTCGACGTAGACGCGCTCGTGGCGGCGGCGTCGGCGGATGAGCCCCAGCCGGTGGAATCCGCCGACGCGGCCGAGTCCGGGTCGACGATGATCTACACCTCCGGCACGACCGGCAAGCCGAAAGGTGCGCTGCGGCGCAACACGGTGGATCCGGCGCAGGGAATGGCGTTGGTCGCCCACATCGGCTACTCGCCCGACGACGTGTACCTGCCGACCGGCCCCTTGTACCACTCCGGCCCGGGCGGCTTCATGGGCGTCGCGCAATCGCTCGGACAGACGGTCGTGCTGCAGCGCCGGTTCGACCCGGAGGACTGGCTGCGGTTGGTCGAGAAGTACCGCGTCACCTCCACGTTCAGTGCGCCGACGCCGATCCGCATGATCTGCACGCTGCCCGACGAGGTGAAGGCGAAGTACGACCGGTCCTCGATGAGGATCATGATCGCCAACGCGGCGCCTTGGCCGTTCGCCTTGAAGAAGATGTACCTCGCCGACTTCCCCGAGGACTCGCTGTTCGAGGTGTACGGCTCCACCGAGCTCGGCGTGAACTGCGTGCTGCGCCCGGAGGACCAGCTGCGCAAGCCCGGCTCGTGTGGCCTTCCCGCCCCGGGGGTCGAGGTGGCGCTGTTCGACGACGACGGCAACGAGGTGACCGGGCGTGGCCCGGAGCACACCGGCGAGCTGTTCGTGAAGAGCCCGTCGATCTTCGCCGACTACTACAAGCAGCACGACAAGTTCGTCGCCGATTCCAAGCACGGGTACCAGACCGTGGGCGACATCGCTTACCGCGACGACGAGGGCTACATCTACATCTGCGACCGCAAGAAGGACATGATCATCACGGGGGGGATGAACGTGTACCCGGCCGAGATCGAAGGCGTCCTCGAGCACCACCCCGAGATCTACGAGGCGGCGGTGTTCGGCGTGCCCTCCGACGAGTGGGGCGAGAGCGTGCACGCCGTCGTGGTGCTCGCGCCGGGTTCGTCGCTAGACGAGGCCGCCGTCGTCGCGTACGCCCGCGAGCACCTCGCCAGCTACAAGATCCCGCGCTCGATCAGCTGGTCGGCCGAGCTGCCGAAGACGGGCAGCGGCAAGATGCTGAAGCGCGAGCTGCGCGCGCCGTTCTGGCAGGGCCACGGTACGAACGTGTGA